The segment TGGGTCGCGCCCGATCAACTCGGCGTCATAGGATTCCTCCTCGCCTTGGAGTTTGACCTTGATTTCGTCGGCTTCGGCGATGACATGGTTATTGGTCACCACATAACCGTCGGACGAGATGATGAAGCCGGAACCCAAGGAGCGCTCCTTGCGTGGCTTGGCATCGGGGGCGTTCTTGAAGTGTTTTTCGAACTGGTCGAAGAACTCGTCGAATGGAGTGCCACGCCTGCGGAACTTGAAGAAGTCCTTCATCTGGTCGGTTTGTTTGACCAGCTTGACCGTATGGATATTGACGACAGCGTTGCCGGCCTTGGCAGCGAGTTCTGTGAACTCGGGCAAGGCTGCAGAGGCGATTGCCGGGGCGCTGATGGCCAACATGATAAACAGAGCCAGTAGATTCGTGAGTCGTTTGTGCAATTGTATGTCCTCCCTATGGGGTTCCGTCTGCAAGGGGCACGGTTAACGGAATTTGAAGCCGCTTGAGACATCCATCAGTATAAAGCATCCGGAAATTGTGTAAACCTGTTGTGTCGATATTTTCACATATTTTTTGGGTAATTGTAACGGCCTGATTGGGTTCGATAGGTTGCTGTGCTGATGCGCGGAAACCTGCCCGGGCAGAAAGCGGTTGCAATTTCAGGGGCGCTCGGCTAGATAATCCGCCTCTCGGGACTGGCTGCCGGCACCAAGTTGGTCTATCATCCCGGGAACCAAGCGCGCCTGTAGCTCAGCTGGATAGAGCATCTGCCTCCTAAGCAGAGGGCCACAGGTTCGATTCCTGTCAGGCGCACCATGATTGTAAGGGGCCAGCACGAAAGTGCTGGCCCTTTTCTTATACCACAACTCACGGGCAAGGGGCTCTTCAAGATTGAAGGCTTGGCATGAGATGATCGAGAATAAAACGACGAGTAGTGGGTATTAATTGTTATCATAGTAGTTCCTTAGCGTAATTGACATGCGGTTGTCTTTGCTCGTAGCAACGCAGCATTAACCCCAGATGGAGATGAGATAGATGAAAGAATGCATGCTGTTTATCAAGGATTGGGAGACTGACCCCAATGAGGTTAAATCTGTTTTTGAGCACTTCAAGACTGTTCTGGAATCCTTTGAAGGCGCAGATGTTTCTTTCAACGCACGCCCGAACGTGAGCTATTCCCTGCGGGGTGCCTGCCCGGAACACGAGCGCGATCTGTTCGTGATGGTCGATGTGGTGGATGATGATCCTGCCGAGCGTTGGCTGTCGGTCTGTTTTTATGATGATCAGATCACCGATGCCGACGACATCGGTGATTGGGTTCCCGAGGGGTTGAATGGTTCCGATGCCCGCTGTTTTGATGTCTCTACGTCCGATAAGGATTTGGTTGCATACACCGAGGCCAGAATTCGCGAGGCTTGGCAAGCTGCAAGAGGAGCATAGCCGAACGGTATCTCTTGGTGTGCTGAAAAGCCCTGGTCCATTGATCAGGGCTTTTTGTTTTATGCCGTTAGGGTTTTCCGTTGCGTGATATTCGACATGCAAGTGGTATTGACTGGTGGTTCTTCCCCCCATCTATTGCTATACTGAGTGCTAACCGTTTTGGAGGTACCTCCCATGCAGCGATCTAATACACTTACAATACTGATCCTTGTGGCGATAGTGATTGGCCTGTCACCCGTTGCCGCCCGTGGCGGCTGGCTGGATACGGTCAAGGAAGTCGCGCCCGTGATTATTGACGATGGCGGTAGCAAGACAGGCACAAGCGCAACCTCTGCCCTGAGTTCCGACGAGGTCATTTCCGGCCTGAAGCAGGCGCTCAATGTGGCCGTGGACAAGGCCACGTCGTCTCTGGGCAGTCCCGGTGGATATCTGGATAATCTGGATGTACGCATTCCCATGCCATCCTCCCTGACTCGCGCCGAGCAAATGGCCCGTGGGCTTGGGCAGGACAAGTTGGCCGACGAATTCATCACTTCCATGAACCGTGCTGCGGAACAGGCAGCGCCCGAGACCGTCTCCATCTTCAGCAATGCCATCCGTAAGATGAGTTTTGCCGATGCCCGGGCCATTCTGAATGGGCCGGACGATGCCGCCACCAAGTATTTCGAGCGCACCAGCTCCGCGGCGCTTATCAAGCGCATCCGGCCCATCGTTGAAAAGGCCACCGATTCCGTGGGAGTGACCAGCAAGTACAAGAGTTTCATGGGCGGGGTCTCGACCCTTGGTGCAGTGACTGGAATGCAGGTGGATGATCTGGATGGCTATGTCACGGACAAGGCGACTGAAGGTCTGTTCCTGATGATGGCTCGCGAGGAAAAGATGATTCGGGACAACCCCGTGGCCCGAACCACCGATTTGCTGCGCAAAGTTTTCGGGTCTGTGGGTAAGTAGATCGGAGGGCGTTCACTGGCTGTTCTGATTGTTTGCGCCCTTGTCGTGGGCTATGGAGAGGCTGATCATTGAATGCAACAAAGCCCCCGGTATCGATCTGATCCGGGGGCTTTGTCGTTATTGCATGCCGCCTCGTCGCCCATTGGCTGGTGCGCAGACCAGTTGATCTTGGGGAGCAATGCACAGGCCCTCCATTGTCCCACGCGGAGTGTTGAAACTACACTGATCTCCTTTGGATTTATTCTCACAGGCTGTGAACGCCTCGCGCGGTGGCCCTTGGCGGCCCTGTTTGCCCATGCCACGGTGACCTTGTTGACCCATCCCGGAGGAGCCCTGATTCATCCTTTGGCCATCACTGGGAGGGCTTTGTCTGGGGTGCGTGCCCGTGCTTATGGCACCGGTGGGGATGGAAGATGTGCCGTCCCACGGCGGGAGTGCGGACAGTGCCTTGGGCACGTAGGCTGCGGTCTGTCCGCCCCTGACGCAGCGGACGAAGTTGTAGATTCGTCGGTCATCCCCTTGGGGCCCCTGGCCCTGTGGATAGGCTGCGGGATCGCCGGATTTTGGATCACTGCGCTGCGCACCTGCTCCATGGACATCCATGAAAGTCTTTTGGGCGGAGCCGCGTTTGTTCATATATCCCATGGCTCGGCCGAAGGCGATATACACGGCGGCGTCGCCATTGTGTGGGCCATCCAGATGAGTGGTGCTGGTCCAGTAGTAGGATTCGATTTTGCTCACTGAAAATGCGGGATCAATGGCCGCCGACTTCGTGGCTGTGGGGCTGCGGCTATAATCCACGATACTTTGCAGTTCCTTGGCGTTGGGCAGTCGCCAGTCGCTTTTGCCACCGAGGTTCAGGGCTTCACAGTAGTTGAGAGCATCCTGCCAGTTCAGCGTCTTGCCACTATCCTCCTGCTGCCAGACAAGGGACGTCGCCCGATCCGTGACGGTTCCGTTGCCATTGGCTTTGAAATCATTGCTGCCGTAAGTGCGGTTGCCACGCACATAGCGCATAAAGCGGAGGCCTCTTTGGTCGCGAGTGGCGGTAGGATAGCCCTTGATGCGTCCGTCTGCGAAGTTGACGCCAAAGGCTGTGGGCTGGTCTTTCATGGTCGTGCCCTGGTATCTGGTGGCGGACCAGTCTTGGCAGTCAATATTACGCGCTCCAGTGCGGGTGTCACCGTACTGGAAATCGAAATATCGGGTGTCCAGATAAGGGATCGATTTTGCGGAGAACCTTTGAACTCTGCCTCGAAAGTCGATGAGGGAATAGAGTTCCTTGATGGTGGGGGCGCGCCAGTCGTTGTATCCTCCCACTCGACAATTTTGGGCACCGCGCATGGCTTGTTTCCAGCTCATTTTGTCACCGCGTTCCTTGACCCACATCAGGCCCGTGTTCAGATCGCTGACGGTCCCGTCGCCATTGTCGCGGTAGGCTGGGGCATTGCCCGTGAACTGGGCGTCCTGACCACTGAAAGTCCTGCCTGTCTTGGGGCAGAGAATCTGGCGCGTGTCGCTGTAGCAGGTCTGTTGCCCGGTATCCACTATGGGGTAGGGCAGTTGCCCGGCAATGGCAGTGCCTTCCAGGATGATTAGCGCCATAAGGCAACTGAAAACGAGAGGCAGGTGGCGGCTCATAGAGGCTCCTCTGGGTGCTTTGGCGTATTTGGGGCGCTGGACGCGCTTTGCAGTATATCTCTGGATAGTAGTCAGGAACACTCCCTTCTTTGAAACTAACGCATGACGCGTCCAAACCCTGCGCATAAAAAAATCCCAGCAGCTGAAATCACGGAGATTACGGTGTGATCTGTGGCGTTGCGGGAAGGGCGGTGAGCACCATCGCAGAGTTGGGAGACCCGCGGCTTCCGGGCACCATGTCCGCGAAGTGGAAGACAGATTTATCAAAGGGGAATGGGGAAGGCAGCGAAAAAAGAGAAAGGTCCATGACGACCGCCGCCATGGACCCTTCTCGTACGTCAGTTGCGCGTTCATTCGTGGAGGAGAACGAAGCGCGCGTGTGAATCAATATCTAGTCCCAGTCGAGAATGACCTTCCCCGATTGGCCCGAGCGCATGATCTCGAAGCCTTCGGCATAATCATCCACCTTGAAGTGGTGGGTGATGGCCGGGGTTACATCCAGCCCGCTTTGGAGCATGGATGCCATCTTGTACCAGGTTTCAAACATTTCACGGCCATAGATGCCTTTGACCTGCAATCCCTTGAAGACCACCTCAGTCCAGTCGATGGGGGTCTCCTCAGGCAGGATGCCCAGTAGGGCGACATGGCCTCCGTGGTTCATGGTCTTGAGCAACTGGCGGAAGGCCGCTGGGCTGCCGGACATCTCCAGGCCTACGTCGAAGCCTTCGGTCATGCCCAGATCATCCATGACCTGCATCAGATCATCTTCGGCCACGTTGACCGCACGGGTCGCGCCCATCTTGCGGGCCAGATCCAGGCGGTAGGGGTTCACGTCGGTGATGACAACGTGTCTTGCACCCACGTGTTTGCAGACTGCAACGGCCATTGTGCCGATGGGGCCCGCCCCGGTGATGAGCACATCTTCGCCCACCAAATCGAAGGACAGCGCGGTATGCACTGCATTTCCCAGTGGGTCAAGTACCGAAGCAACCTCGTCGGAGATGGCTTCGGGCACCTTGAAAACATTGGAAGCCGGGACACTGATGAATTGTGCAAAACATCCCGGCCGGTTGACGCCGACACCCATGGTGTTGCGGCATAAATGCCTGCGTCCGGCGCGGCAGTTACGGCAATGTCCACAGGTGATGTGGCCCTCGGCAGAAACCCGATCGCCCAGCGCAAGGCCCATGACCTCGGACCCGATGCCCAGGATTTCTCCCACAAACTCGTGGCCAACGACCATGGGGACGGGAATGGTCTTCTGGGCCCATTTGTCCCAGTTGAAGATGTGGATGTCCGTGCCGCAGATGGCGGTCTTGCTGACCTGGATGAGCACATCGTTGGGACCGATGCCCGGTACGGGCACCTCTTCCATCCAGATGCCTTCCTCGGGCTTGGCCTTGACCAGTGCCTTCATGTTTTCCATGGCTGTGGCCTCCATCAGTTGATCACTCCCAGTTCGCGGCCCACCTTGATGAAGGCGTCCACCGCGCGATTGATTTGGTCACGGGTGTGGGCAGCGGACATCTGGGTGCGGATGCGTGCCTTGCCCTTGGGCACAACAGGGAAGCTGAAGCCGATGACGTAGATGCCTTTTTCCAGCAGCCCTGCGGCCATTTTCTGGGCCAGAACAGCGTCGCCAAGCATCACCGGGATAATGGCATGTTCGCCAGGAACCAGATCGAATCCGGCCTCCTGCATGCGGCTGCGGAAATGGTGGCTGTTGTCAGTCAGGCGTTCGCGCAGTTCCGTTGTCTCGGACAGCATGTCCAGCACGGCGATGGACGTGGCCGCGATGACCGGGGCCAGACTGTTGGAGAAAAGATACGGGCGTGAACGCTGCCTGAGCCACTCTATGATTTCCCTGCGCCCGGAGGTGTAACCGCCGGAGGCACCGCCCAGAGCTTTGCCCAGGGTGCCGGTGATGATGTCTACCCTGCCCATGACCCCGCAGTGCTCATGAGTACCGCGGCCTGTTTGACCGACAAAGCCCACTGCGTGGGAGTCATCCACCATGACCAGTGCTTCGTACTTGTCGGCAAGGTCGCAGATGGTGGCGAGGTCGGCGATGATACCATCCATGGAGAACACGCCGTCGGTAACGATGAGCTTGGTCCGGCAGCCGTCTGCTTCCTTGAGTCTGGCTTCGAGCTCGACCATGTCGTTGTTGGCGTAACGGAAGCGCTTGGCCTTGCACAGGCGCACGCCATCGATGATGGAAGCGTGGTTCAGTGCATCGGAGATAATGGCGTCCTCGGGGCCGAGGATGGCTTCGAAAAGACCGCCATTGGCGTCGAAGCAGGAACCATAGAGGATGGTGTCCTCAGTTCCCAGGAATTGTGTGAGTCTGGTTTCCAACGTGGTGTGGATATCCTGGGTGCCGCAGATGAAGCGCACCGAGGACATGCCGAAGCCGTAGGTGTCCAGCGCTGACTTGGCAGTGTTCACCAGTTGCTGGTTGTTGGATAGTCCCAGATAGTTGTTGGCGCAAAAATTGAGCACCTCGGGTCCGTTGCCCACGGTGATGGCCGCCTGCTGTGGCGAGGTGATGATTCGCTCTTCCTTATAGAGACCTTCGCGGCGCAATTGCTCGGCATCCGCTTTCAGGCGTTTGAGAAGGGGGTGGCTCATAGGGGTCCTCCATGGCTGGCTGTTTCTCATTCGGTAAGAAACATAGCAATAAATTGCTTGTCAAGGTCTTCAATCGTAATTTGATTGCGCGTTTCGTAATCGATGGGGTCAAAGATTAAAATTATAAGTTTATTCCCTATATCATAGTTTGACGTGGATGTGTGCCTGCGCCTATGATTCCGCGAAAATCGATTATGCATGGCAACGTAAAGAAACGCGAAACAAGGAGCGGTGATGGAAGAGAGGAAAATTGTTCTGGATGACGTTGATCGGGGAATCATCGAAGAATTGCAGGTCAACGGACGTGAATCCTACAAGAGCATCGCGCGCAAGCTTGGTGTTTCCGACGGGACGGTTCGTCTGAGAACCGAACGCATGATTCGCGCTGGCTACTTGCGTATTTCCGCCTCGGTGGATCCCCTGTTTTTCGAGAACACAGTGACCGCACTGGTGGGCATTAATTTGGAGCGTCGTGCTGATCGTGCCTTGATGGAACAGTTGGCGGCCCTGCCTGGGGTTCAGTCCGTCATCAACGCCACTGGCCGATATGATCTGATGATCGAGGTCTCCGTGTCTTCACGCCGGGGACTGCGTAAATTCCTGGTGGACGGCCTGTCCGACATCGGTGGAGTGATTGCCTCGGAGAGCTATGTTTACCTGGATGCCATGGGGAAGTGGGTCGAACAAAAGGAAGCCGAAAGCGATTGATAAAAGGGTGCCAGCGTTGGTGCATCAAAAACAAGCCCTCGTGTACGTTTGGTACGCCACGGGCGGGATAATTTCGCGCCTGACTTCCGACCATTTTTGAGCCACTTGCGAGTCGCTTCGATTAATGAGTCCGAGATGTAGCGTTTTAAACGTGTGACAAGGCTTGCCAAGCCTCTCAGTGGGGTTTATTTGCCCTCCATGTTCTGCGATATCGAAAAATGCAAACGGTGCGGCGCCTGTGTGGCCGAGTGTCCGTTTGAAGTTGTGGTTGA is part of the Desulfovibrio ferrophilus genome and harbors:
- a CDS encoding DUF4197 domain-containing protein, with product MQRSNTLTILILVAIVIGLSPVAARGGWLDTVKEVAPVIIDDGGSKTGTSATSALSSDEVISGLKQALNVAVDKATSSLGSPGGYLDNLDVRIPMPSSLTRAEQMARGLGQDKLADEFITSMNRAAEQAAPETVSIFSNAIRKMSFADARAILNGPDDAATKYFERTSSAALIKRIRPIVEKATDSVGVTSKYKSFMGGVSTLGAVTGMQVDDLDGYVTDKATEGLFLMMAREEKMIRDNPVARTTDLLRKVFGSVGK
- a CDS encoding DUF1566 domain-containing protein, giving the protein MSRHLPLVFSCLMALIILEGTAIAGQLPYPIVDTGQQTCYSDTRQILCPKTGRTFSGQDAQFTGNAPAYRDNGDGTVSDLNTGLMWVKERGDKMSWKQAMRGAQNCRVGGYNDWRAPTIKELYSLIDFRGRVQRFSAKSIPYLDTRYFDFQYGDTRTGARNIDCQDWSATRYQGTTMKDQPTAFGVNFADGRIKGYPTATRDQRGLRFMRYVRGNRTYGSNDFKANGNGTVTDRATSLVWQQEDSGKTLNWQDALNYCEALNLGGKSDWRLPNAKELQSIVDYSRSPTATKSAAIDPAFSVSKIESYYWTSTTHLDGPHNGDAAVYIAFGRAMGYMNKRGSAQKTFMDVHGAGAQRSDPKSGDPAAYPQGQGPQGDDRRIYNFVRCVRGGQTAAYVPKALSALPPWDGTSSIPTGAISTGTHPRQSPPSDGQRMNQGSSGMGQQGHRGMGKQGRQGPPREAFTACENKSKGDQCSFNTPRGTMEGLCIAPQDQLVCAPANGRRGGMQ
- the tdh gene encoding L-threonine 3-dehydrogenase, with translation MKALVKAKPEEGIWMEEVPVPGIGPNDVLIQVSKTAICGTDIHIFNWDKWAQKTIPVPMVVGHEFVGEILGIGSEVMGLALGDRVSAEGHITCGHCRNCRAGRRHLCRNTMGVGVNRPGCFAQFISVPASNVFKVPEAISDEVASVLDPLGNAVHTALSFDLVGEDVLITGAGPIGTMAVAVCKHVGARHVVITDVNPYRLDLARKMGATRAVNVAEDDLMQVMDDLGMTEGFDVGLEMSGSPAAFRQLLKTMNHGGHVALLGILPEETPIDWTEVVFKGLQVKGIYGREMFETWYKMASMLQSGLDVTPAITHHFKVDDYAEGFEIMRSGQSGKVILDWD
- a CDS encoding glycine C-acetyltransferase, with translation MSHPLLKRLKADAEQLRREGLYKEERIITSPQQAAITVGNGPEVLNFCANNYLGLSNNQQLVNTAKSALDTYGFGMSSVRFICGTQDIHTTLETRLTQFLGTEDTILYGSCFDANGGLFEAILGPEDAIISDALNHASIIDGVRLCKAKRFRYANNDMVELEARLKEADGCRTKLIVTDGVFSMDGIIADLATICDLADKYEALVMVDDSHAVGFVGQTGRGTHEHCGVMGRVDIITGTLGKALGGASGGYTSGRREIIEWLRQRSRPYLFSNSLAPVIAATSIAVLDMLSETTELRERLTDNSHHFRSRMQEAGFDLVPGEHAIIPVMLGDAVLAQKMAAGLLEKGIYVIGFSFPVVPKGKARIRTQMSAAHTRDQINRAVDAFIKVGRELGVIN
- a CDS encoding Lrp/AsnC family transcriptional regulator, coding for MEERKIVLDDVDRGIIEELQVNGRESYKSIARKLGVSDGTVRLRTERMIRAGYLRISASVDPLFFENTVTALVGINLERRADRALMEQLAALPGVQSVINATGRYDLMIEVSVSSRRGLRKFLVDGLSDIGGVIASESYVYLDAMGKWVEQKEAESD